In a single window of the Thunnus thynnus chromosome 9, fThuThy2.1, whole genome shotgun sequence genome:
- the sowahab gene encoding ankyrin repeat domain-containing protein SOWAHA yields MALTQESLLSFLLERGGKVKNSELLNNFKSQINCSDPAEKQHNRELFKKLVNSVAVVRQIDDVKFVVVKKRYQDFVKDDASQKTQMDDSFSSQNTSFSFSSPHRPESKMLHADIENNNMCYPSNTNGGYYTDAKHMPAGSLQKERPLSRKVSSVDTTTVKVLNISGDQASRAGKSGAVFAVIAVKSPPRVFAPVTQGGLHSQRPLRKASEKPITPSVPNLNSYFPACMKDALSDSQSWKNRQTDDMQLPSFPQARPQNKTTRQGDDAKYSESVPLEPLAHEWLVKCAAGLWGQIYALLLQDARLAQKKDFMSGFTALHWAAKDGNGEMIHKLMDISKKRGTYIDVNSKAHGGYTPLHIAAIHGHTEVMLLLVQRYGANVNERDNDGKKAYHYLGEGVSDEVRALLGGLKNNKYREKTEYEEYREQLKGFNTISKLFQPHTAKKQKPTTRFAHDW; encoded by the coding sequence ATGGCTTTGACCCAAGAAtctcttctgtcatttttacTGGAGCGCGGAGGCAAAGTGAAGAACTCGGAGCTGCTCAACAACTTCAAGAGTCAAATCAACTGCAGCGATCCCGCGGAAAAGCAACACAACAGGGAGCTTTTCAAGAAGCTGGTGAACAGCGTCGCTGTGGTCAGACAGATCGACGACGTGAAGTTTGTAGTAGTGAAGAAAAGGTACCAGGACTTTGTTAAAGACGATGCCTCGCAGAAAACGCAGATGGATGACAGCTTCTCGAGTCAAAATACGAGCTTTTCGTTCTCATCTCCTCATCGACCCGAGTCAAAGATGCTCCATGCAGACATTGAGAACAATAATATGTGCTATCCCTCAAACACAAATGGTGGTTATTACACTGATGCCAAACACATGCCCGCGGGGAGCCTGCAGAAAGAGAGGCCTTTATCAAGAAAGGTTAGTAGCGTGGACACAACCACTGTCAAAGTCCTGAATATCTCCGGGGATCAAGCGAGCAGAGCGGGCAAATCTGGAGCTGTGTTCGCTGTCATAGCAGTAAAATCCCCACCTAGAGTGTTTGCACCAGTAACACAGGGTGGATTGCATTCCCAGAGGCCTCTGCGTAAAGCTTCAGAGAAACCAATCACACCATCAGTGCCAAATCTGAATTCTTACTTTCCAGCTTGCATGAAAGATGCATTGAGTGACTCTCAAAGttggaaaaacagacagacagatgacatgCAGCTCCCAAGCTTTCCCCAGGCGAggccccaaaacaaaaccacaagacAAGGAGATGATGCCAAGTACTCTGAGTCGGTGCCTTTGGAGCCATTAGCTCATGAGTGGTTGGTCAAGTGTGCTGCTGGACTGTGGGGACAAATCTAcgctctgctgctgcaggacgCTCGTTTAGCACAGAAGAAAGACTTCATGTCAGGTTTCACTGCACTGCACTGGGCTGCCAAGGACGGCAACGGCGAGATGATCCATAAGCTGATGGACATCTCCAAGAAAAGAGGCACTTACATCGATGTCAACAGTAAAGCTCATGGAGGATACACACCTTTGCACATCGCAGCTATTCACGGCCACACTGAGGTGATGCTTCTGCTCGTGCAAAGATATGGAGCCAATGTAAATGAAAGAGATAACGATGGCAAGAAGGCCTACCACTACCTGGGCGAAGGGGTGTCGGATGAGGTCAGAGCGCTGCTGGGAGGACTGAAGAACAACAAGTACAGGGAGAAGACAGAATATGAGGAATACAGAGAGCAGCTGAAAGGCTTCAACACGATTAGTAAGCTGTTCCAGCCTCACACAGCGAAGAAGCAAAAGCCAACGACAAGGTTTGCTCATGACTGGTGA